A window of Methanolobus sediminis contains these coding sequences:
- a CDS encoding CARDB domain-containing protein, with amino-acid sequence MNVINFGFVRKLTSFFQMLLVFLIILSLIPLIQTAKAEDLPDLIIESITLDPASPKTGDTVTYTVSYKNQGQLSAGSSFYVCLYVDDKLIKDNSVGDLASGSSSTTTFTSTIGRDLAGGDHSAIAYVDMRNKDSYYARIIESSESNNQFSKTFQITKQEPDLIIESITLDPASPKTGDTVTYTVSYKNQGQLSAGSSFYVCLYVDDKLIKDNSVGDLASGSSSTTTFTSTIGRDLAGGDHSAIAYVDMRNKDSYYARITESSESNNQFSKTFQITKQEPDLIIESITLDPASPKTGDTVTYTVSYKNQGQLSAGSSFYVCLYVDDKLIKDNSVGDLASGSSSTTTFTSTIGRDLAGGDHSAIAYVDMRNKDSYYARITESSESNNQFSKTFQITKQEPDLIIESITLDPASPKTGDTVTYTVSYKNQGQLSAGSSFYVCLYVDDKLIKDNSVGDLASGSSSTTTFTSTIGRDLAGGDHSAIAYVDMRNKDSYYARITESSESNNQFSKTFQITKQEPDLIIESITLDPASPKTGDTVTYTVSYKNQGQLSAGSSFYVCMYVDDKLIKDNSVGDLASGSSSTTTFTSTIGRDLASGDHSAIAYVDMRNKDSYYARIIESSESNNQFSKTFPIINMQPDLIIENITLDPANPKTGDTVTYTVNYKNQGSLSAGSSFYVCLYVDEKLIKDKSVTDLASGASSSTTFTSTIGRDMGSGNHNVVAYVDMRNKDSNSARIAESSETNNKKDVVFSVEKIYSYASLIVTVQDSRNSAALENAEVRLNGELIGKTSSNGVLMAEIIEGENYVLGVNRSDYDSSVQTFNLGYDVEKKEIKVSLKYAKVPVLIRVKDEKNQPISNAKIYFDDNDVGVTDIDGEITGEAKKNSNVMLKVTKDGYYEENSLIQIGTSKSTQLVKLKLEDKTIPNIIIDKIEIIGDDDEILEEGESLKMIYTVTDNSGVTKITCDLDGVEIDSYSSKGTYSTITPNLKIGNHNIHFEAVDDDVNAHKASKDFPISVSKKGPNVVFKTTKNNIGIGENAVFTLGVLNPIGNPTMDVQLILETSDGVSVSGSSFAKSGAGMYTASYNIEPGDDMKYMTFNVQGNEVGTYKIKSEVHYHIPGEDTVVQKKEISLQVNDGKLRSTDKDIGSLMNVTSNPIPGFSGIFTLFGFLLAILSKKKEM; translated from the coding sequence TGTAATTAACTTTGGTTTTGTAAGAAAATTAACCTCATTTTTTCAGATGCTACTTGTTTTCCTTATAATCCTCTCTTTAATACCGCTGATTCAAACAGCTAAGGCGGAGGATTTACCAGACCTTATTATTGAAAGTATCACACTTGATCCTGCAAGTCCTAAAACAGGCGATACTGTAACCTATACAGTGAGTTACAAGAATCAGGGTCAACTAAGCGCAGGCTCAAGTTTCTATGTCTGCCTGTATGTTGATGACAAATTAATAAAAGACAATTCTGTTGGTGATCTTGCTTCGGGTTCGTCTTCAACCACTACTTTTACCTCTACCATAGGTCGTGATCTGGCAGGTGGTGACCATAGTGCAATAGCTTATGTTGATATGAGGAACAAGGATAGCTATTATGCACGCATCATTGAAAGTTCCGAATCCAACAATCAGTTCTCAAAGACATTTCAGATAACAAAACAGGAACCAGACCTTATTATTGAAAGTATCACACTTGATCCTGCAAGTCCTAAAACAGGCGATACTGTAACCTATACAGTGAGTTACAAGAATCAGGGTCAACTAAGCGCAGGCTCAAGTTTCTATGTCTGCCTGTATGTTGATGACAAATTAATAAAGGACAATTCTGTTGGTGATCTTGCTTCGGGTTCGTCTTCAACCACTACTTTTACTTCTACCATAGGTCGTGATCTGGCGGGTGGTGACCATAGTGCAATAGCTTATGTTGATATGAGGAACAAGGATAGCTATTATGCACGCATCACTGAAAGTTCCGAATCCAACAATCAGTTCTCAAAGACATTTCAGATAACAAAACAGGAACCAGACCTTATTATTGAAAGTATCACACTTGATCCTGCAAGTCCTAAAACAGGCGATACTGTAACCTATACAGTGAGTTACAAGAATCAGGGTCAACTAAGCGCAGGCTCAAGTTTCTATGTCTGCCTGTATGTTGATGACAAATTAATAAAGGACAATTCTGTTGGTGATCTTGCTTCGGGTTCGTCTTCAACCACTACTTTTACTTCTACCATAGGTCGTGATCTGGCGGGTGGTGACCATAGTGCAATAGCTTATGTTGATATGAGGAACAAGGATAGCTATTATGCACGCATCACTGAAAGTTCCGAATCCAACAATCAGTTCTCAAAGACATTTCAGATAACAAAACAGGAACCAGACCTTATTATTGAAAGTATCACACTTGATCCTGCAAGTCCTAAAACAGGCGATACTGTAACCTATACAGTGAGTTACAAGAATCAGGGTCAACTAAGCGCAGGCTCAAGTTTCTATGTCTGCCTGTATGTTGATGACAAATTAATAAAGGACAATTCTGTTGGTGATCTTGCTTCGGGTTCGTCTTCAACCACTACTTTTACTTCTACCATAGGTCGTGATCTGGCGGGTGGTGACCATAGTGCAATAGCTTATGTTGATATGAGGAACAAGGATAGCTATTATGCACGCATCACTGAAAGTTCCGAATCCAACAATCAGTTCTCAAAGACATTTCAGATAACAAAACAGGAACCAGACCTTATTATTGAAAGTATCACACTTGATCCTGCAAGTCCTAAAACAGGCGATACTGTAACCTATACAGTGAGTTACAAGAATCAGGGTCAACTAAGCGCAGGCTCAAGTTTCTATGTCTGCATGTATGTTGATGACAAATTAATAAAGGACAATTCTGTTGGTGATCTTGCTTCGGGTTCGTCTTCAACCACTACTTTTACCTCTACAATAGGTCGTGATCTGGCAAGTGGTGACCATAGTGCAATAGCTTATGTTGATATGAGGAACAAGGATAGCTATTATGCACGCATCATTGAAAGTTCCGAATCCAACAATCAATTCTCAAAAACTTTCCCTATAATAAATATGCAACCGGACCTTATAATTGAAAATATTACACTTGACCCTGCCAATCCTAAAACCGGCGATACTGTAACCTATACTGTTAATTACAAGAATCAAGGTTCTTTAAGTGCAGGTTCAAGTTTCTATGTTTGCTTGTATGTTGATGAAAAATTAATAAAGGACAAGTCTGTCACTGATCTTGCTTCTGGTGCATCTTCTAGTACTACTTTCACCTCTACCATTGGCCGTGACATGGGAAGTGGTAATCATAATGTTGTAGCTTATGTTGATATGCGGAACAAGGACAGTAATTCTGCCCGCATAGCCGAAAGTTCTGAGACCAATAATAAAAAAGACGTGGTCTTCAGTGTTGAGAAAATATATTCCTATGCAAGTTTAATCGTTACTGTACAAGATTCTAGGAACTCTGCTGCCCTGGAAAATGCCGAAGTGCGTTTAAATGGAGAACTTATAGGAAAGACGAGTTCCAATGGCGTGCTAATGGCTGAAATAATTGAAGGAGAAAACTATGTTTTGGGTGTCAATCGATCGGATTATGATTCGAGTGTTCAAACATTCAATTTAGGTTATGATGTAGAAAAAAAAGAAATCAAGGTTTCATTGAAATATGCTAAGGTTCCGGTTCTAATCAGGGTAAAGGATGAGAAAAACCAACCGATAAGCAACGCAAAGATATATTTTGATGATAACGATGTAGGTGTCACTGATATTGATGGAGAGATTACAGGTGAAGCTAAAAAGAATAGCAATGTAATGTTAAAAGTGACTAAAGATGGTTATTATGAAGAAAACTCATTGATTCAGATTGGAACTTCTAAGTCAACACAATTAGTTAAATTGAAACTTGAAGATAAAACGATCCCTAACATCATAATCGATAAAATAGAGATTATTGGAGATGATGACGAAATTTTAGAAGAAGGTGAATCTTTAAAAATGATATATACTGTTACTGACAACAGTGGAGTTACAAAGATAACCTGTGATCTGGATGGAGTTGAAATAGATTCCTATTCATCAAAAGGGACTTATTCAACAATAACCCCTAACCTGAAAATAGGAAATCACAATATTCATTTTGAAGCTGTTGACGATGACGTTAATGCCCATAAGGCTTCAAAAGATTTTCCAATATCTGTTTCGAAAAAAGGTCCGAATGTTGTATTCAAAACAACCAAAAACAATATAGGAATCGGAGAGAATGCAGTTTTTACACTCGGAGTATTGAATCCTATTGGAAATCCAACGATGGATGTGCAACTCATTCTTGAAACCTCTGATGGTGTGTCGGTGTCAGGTAGTTCATTTGCAAAGTCTGGTGCAGGAATGTATACTGCTTCTTATAATATTGAGCCAGGTGATGATATGAAATACATGACATTCAATGTTCAAGGAAACGAAGTTGGTACTTATAAGATAAAGTCTGAAGTGCATTACCATATCCCGGGTGAAGATACTGTAGTTCAGAAAAAAGAAATTAGTCTCCAAGTAAATGATGGAAAGCTCCGTTCCACAGACAAGGATATTGGATCATTGATGAATGTTACAAGTAATCCAATTCCGGGATTTTCAGGAATATTTACTTTGTTTGGATTCTTGCTAGCAATTTTATCTAAGAAAAAAGAGATGTGA
- a CDS encoding NADP-dependent isocitrate dehydrogenase: MAQKSTIIYTKTDEAPALATSSLLPILQAYVKNAGITMETRDISLAGRIIAQFPERLTEDQKISDALSELGEMVLTPQANIIKLPNISASIPQIKATVGELQAKGYDLPDYPEDPSNDEEKAIKAKFDIVKGSAVNPVLREGNSDRRAPKAVKNYAKKHPHSMGEWKSDSRSHVASMTGGDFYGSEKSVEIEEATNYRIFFTDDAGNKTLLKDKAPLQAGEIIDAAVMNKKALQAFLAEQIEDAKAKDVLFSVHLKATMMKVSDPIIFGHVVKVFFKDIFDKYGDLLSELGVNPNNGLGDLYTKIQNLPEDKQAEIKADIEAVYAKRPALAMVNSDKGITNLHVPSDVIIDASMPAAIRSSGGMWGPDGKLKDMKAVIPDRAYSGVYQETIEFCQKHGAFDPSKMGSVSNVGLMAQKAEEYGSHDKTFEMTGTGKVQVIDDNNNVLVEQPVEEGDIFRMCQVKDAPVQDWVKLAVKRARATGTPAVFWLDENRAHDLQLIKKVNKYLKDHDTDGLEILIKSPVEATKFSLERIQEGKDTISVTGNVLRDYLTDLFPILEVGTSAKMLSIVPLMNGGGLFETGAGGSAPKHVQQFVSEGHLRWDSLGEFLALAASLEHLGNSYDNPKALVLAETLDKATELVLENGRSPSRKVNEIDNRGSHFYLAMYWAQALADQEKDSELKAIFEPVAKSLMENEEKIANELLEAQGKAVDLKGYYAPDEELRSQAMRPSATLNGIIDSI, from the coding sequence ATGGCACAGAAATCTACAATCATTTATACTAAAACCGATGAAGCTCCGGCTTTGGCAACAAGTTCACTCCTACCCATTTTACAGGCTTATGTGAAAAACGCCGGAATCACTATGGAAACAAGGGATATCTCCCTGGCGGGAAGGATCATTGCCCAGTTTCCCGAAAGACTGACAGAGGACCAGAAGATCTCTGATGCCCTTTCCGAATTGGGAGAGATGGTCTTAACTCCGCAGGCTAACATTATCAAACTACCCAATATCAGTGCTTCAATTCCCCAGATCAAAGCAACAGTCGGAGAACTCCAGGCTAAAGGGTATGATCTGCCCGATTATCCCGAAGATCCTTCTAATGATGAAGAAAAGGCGATCAAAGCGAAATTCGATATTGTCAAGGGAAGTGCTGTTAACCCGGTACTCAGAGAAGGAAATTCTGACCGCAGAGCTCCTAAAGCTGTAAAGAATTATGCCAAAAAACATCCCCATTCCATGGGAGAATGGAAGTCCGATTCCAGATCCCATGTAGCCAGCATGACCGGCGGAGATTTTTACGGCAGTGAGAAATCTGTTGAAATTGAAGAGGCTACCAATTACAGAATTTTCTTTACAGATGACGCTGGTAATAAAACACTATTAAAAGACAAAGCCCCTCTTCAGGCCGGAGAGATCATTGATGCAGCTGTTATGAACAAAAAAGCGCTTCAGGCATTTCTGGCTGAACAGATAGAAGATGCTAAGGCTAAAGATGTCTTATTCTCTGTTCATTTGAAAGCGACAATGATGAAAGTTTCCGACCCTATTATCTTCGGTCATGTGGTTAAGGTCTTCTTTAAAGATATATTTGATAAATATGGTGATCTGCTTTCAGAATTGGGTGTAAATCCCAACAACGGACTGGGCGATCTCTATACAAAGATCCAGAATCTGCCTGAAGACAAACAGGCTGAGATCAAAGCAGATATAGAAGCTGTGTATGCCAAAAGACCGGCATTGGCTATGGTTAACTCCGATAAGGGAATTACCAATCTCCATGTTCCCAGCGATGTTATCATCGACGCTTCCATGCCTGCAGCGATCCGCTCATCAGGTGGCATGTGGGGGCCGGACGGGAAACTGAAAGATATGAAAGCCGTAATTCCTGACCGCGCTTATTCGGGAGTTTATCAGGAAACTATTGAGTTCTGTCAAAAACACGGTGCCTTTGATCCATCAAAAATGGGAAGCGTTTCCAATGTGGGGCTTATGGCGCAAAAAGCTGAAGAATATGGCTCACATGACAAGACCTTTGAGATGACCGGTACAGGAAAAGTTCAGGTTATCGATGACAATAATAATGTACTCGTTGAACAGCCGGTAGAGGAAGGGGATATCTTCCGCATGTGTCAGGTGAAAGACGCACCCGTTCAGGACTGGGTCAAGCTGGCCGTTAAACGGGCCAGAGCAACAGGCACTCCTGCGGTCTTCTGGCTAGATGAGAACAGAGCTCACGACTTACAGCTCATTAAAAAAGTGAACAAATACTTGAAAGATCACGATACCGATGGTCTGGAAATATTGATCAAATCTCCTGTTGAAGCAACCAAGTTCTCACTGGAGAGAATTCAAGAAGGCAAAGATACCATCTCTGTGACTGGAAATGTTTTGAGGGATTATCTGACAGACCTCTTCCCAATTTTAGAAGTTGGAACCAGTGCAAAAATGCTATCTATCGTTCCCCTGATGAACGGTGGTGGACTTTTCGAGACAGGTGCTGGCGGCTCAGCACCCAAACACGTACAGCAATTTGTATCGGAAGGTCACCTGCGTTGGGACTCCCTGGGAGAATTCCTAGCTTTAGCTGCTTCTCTGGAGCATCTGGGCAACAGTTATGATAATCCTAAAGCTCTGGTTTTAGCAGAAACACTGGATAAAGCGACAGAGTTGGTTCTGGAAAACGGAAGATCACCTTCCAGAAAAGTGAATGAGATCGATAACAGAGGATCTCATTTTTATCTGGCAATGTATTGGGCTCAGGCTCTGGCTGATCAGGAGAAGGATAGCGAATTAAAAGCGATTTTTGAACCTGTAGCTAAATCTCTGATGGAAAATGAAGAGAAGATCGCCAATGAGTTGTTAGAAGCTCAGGGCAAAGCTGTGGATCTCAAAGGATACTACGCTCCGGATGAGGAGTTGAGATCACAGGCCATGAGACCTAGTGCGACTTTGAATGGGATCATCGATTCCATTTAA
- a CDS encoding TatD family hydrolase codes for MTQSFPITDEHMHIDPRAKGLKAVKEFQNAGGTHIFLVMKPSWTLGIKVTKPEDQIAVFEETIDISKQINETGVTSFPVLGVHPAEITKLTEYMELSKAVETMKGGLDIAADYVNRGLAVGLKSGRPHYPVSPEVWDASNEVMEYAFTLARDLDCAVQLHTEDVGEPELIDIADRARKTGIKMYKVVKHYAPPLVDVCERLGIFPGVLAGKGAIEEALEQGTRFMMETDYIDDPDRPGAVLGPKTIPRRTLKLAEEFGEEPFWKIHKENPEKVYEVDIEL; via the coding sequence ATGACACAGAGTTTTCCCATCACAGACGAGCATATGCATATTGACCCAAGGGCAAAGGGACTGAAAGCTGTCAAAGAGTTCCAGAACGCAGGTGGCACACATATCTTCCTTGTTATGAAACCTAGCTGGACACTTGGCATCAAAGTCACTAAACCGGAAGATCAGATCGCAGTCTTTGAGGAAACGATAGACATCTCAAAACAGATAAACGAAACAGGCGTCACATCATTCCCGGTTCTGGGGGTGCATCCCGCAGAAATAACAAAACTCACCGAATACATGGAACTTTCAAAAGCCGTTGAGACCATGAAAGGCGGACTTGACATTGCAGCCGACTATGTAAATCGTGGGCTTGCAGTAGGTCTTAAAAGTGGAAGACCTCATTATCCGGTCAGCCCTGAAGTATGGGACGCATCTAACGAGGTCATGGAATATGCATTCACACTTGCCAGAGACCTTGACTGTGCCGTACAGCTACACACAGAAGACGTTGGAGAGCCGGAACTAATAGATATTGCAGACCGTGCCAGAAAAACAGGAATAAAAATGTATAAGGTTGTAAAACACTATGCACCACCACTGGTCGATGTGTGCGAAAGACTGGGAATATTCCCCGGTGTACTGGCAGGCAAAGGAGCCATTGAAGAAGCGCTTGAACAGGGAACCCGTTTCATGATGGAAACCGATTATATCGATGACCCTGACAGACCCGGAGCAGTACTAGGTCCGAAAACAATACCCAGAAGAACACTTAAACTTGCAGAGGAGTTCGGCGAAGAACCTTTCTGGAAGATCCATAAGGAAAATCCGGAAAAGGTCTACGAAGTGGATATCGAACTCTGA
- a CDS encoding glycerate kinase type-2 family protein, with amino-acid sequence MNEKMRNDAYSIMSEAIAAVDPKACIYRSLEKNGNELFINGRSYDLSHYANIYVIAFGKASIPMSKAMEEILDDSLTSGIAVTKKGFAAPLSRIRVFEASHPMPDDNSIAAGKMIHNLLETTDSNDLIFFLISGGGSALVTYPRKGVSLTDMAKLTDSLMRAGATIDELNVVRKHLCAIKGGGLAKMAFPSESVSLILSDVVGDPLDVIASGPTVPDTSSFVDFHDIVERYNIALSPAVAGVLDDGLEGVIEETPGSGAPVFEKASHYLVGNNSLALLKAEKKASELGYNTMVLTSSVVGEAKEVAKVFAAIAREERRRGTPLPLPACILAGGETTVTMKGKGLGGRCQEMALSFAIEVAELNDVLLLAAGTDGNDGTTDCAGAFADGETVQGGRNLQLDARMFLSNNNSYGFFKETGDLIKTGPTGTNVMDIYIILVDMF; translated from the coding sequence ATGAATGAAAAGATGAGGAACGATGCATATTCCATTATGTCTGAGGCAATTGCGGCAGTTGACCCAAAAGCATGTATTTACAGATCACTTGAAAAAAATGGTAATGAATTATTTATAAATGGCCGCTCTTACGATCTCTCTCATTACGCGAATATTTATGTTATCGCTTTTGGAAAAGCATCCATACCAATGTCAAAGGCCATGGAAGAGATCCTTGATGATTCTCTTACAAGTGGCATTGCTGTTACTAAAAAAGGATTTGCAGCTCCTCTTTCCAGGATCAGGGTTTTTGAAGCAAGTCATCCAATGCCGGATGATAACAGTATTGCAGCCGGAAAAATGATCCATAATCTTCTTGAGACTACCGATTCTAATGACCTGATATTTTTCCTCATATCAGGCGGAGGCTCTGCGCTCGTAACATACCCACGCAAGGGAGTTTCACTTACAGATATGGCAAAGCTCACTGACAGCCTGATGCGTGCCGGTGCAACTATTGATGAGCTTAATGTCGTAAGAAAACACCTGTGTGCCATAAAAGGTGGTGGTCTTGCAAAAATGGCCTTCCCTTCAGAATCTGTCAGCCTGATACTTTCTGATGTTGTAGGTGATCCTCTTGATGTAATAGCTTCAGGTCCTACTGTCCCTGATACATCTTCTTTTGTAGATTTTCATGATATCGTCGAAAGATATAATATTGCGTTATCTCCAGCGGTTGCCGGTGTGCTTGACGATGGACTGGAAGGTGTTATTGAGGAAACCCCCGGGTCAGGAGCACCGGTTTTTGAAAAAGCCAGTCATTATCTTGTGGGAAACAATTCCCTTGCACTTCTGAAAGCTGAGAAAAAGGCTTCTGAACTGGGTTACAATACCATGGTGCTTACATCCTCTGTTGTAGGTGAGGCTAAAGAAGTTGCCAAGGTTTTTGCAGCAATTGCCAGAGAAGAACGTCGTAGAGGTACTCCTCTTCCCCTTCCTGCCTGTATACTTGCAGGTGGTGAAACAACTGTTACTATGAAAGGCAAAGGTTTAGGCGGTAGGTGCCAGGAGATGGCATTGTCTTTTGCTATAGAGGTTGCAGAGCTGAATGATGTTCTTTTACTCGCGGCAGGAACAGATGGCAACGATGGAACTACAGACTGTGCCGGTGCGTTTGCTGACGGTGAAACTGTCCAGGGTGGAAGAAATTTGCAACTGGATGCACGCATGTTTCTTTCCAACAATAATTCCTATGGATTCTTTAAGGAAACAGGTGACCTGATAAAGACCGGTCCCACGGGAACAAATGTTATGGACATATACATTATTCTGGTGGATATGTTCTGA
- a CDS encoding YbhB/YbcL family Raf kinase inhibitor-like protein, whose product MHSQYIIRIGIIILVVFSVALSGCTGSDDVREEATDVPGGKAADVTDDTAVSLDDDTMISDTLTVTSSAFENAEGIPVKYTCDGEVINPDLEISGIPTEAVSLLLIMNDPDATIGTFTHWVVWNIPVDSRIDEDSIPGIEGKNSAGKLSYIGPCPPAGTHRYFFKVYALDTELDLESGSERALVEDAISGHVLAYGELMGTYSR is encoded by the coding sequence ATGCACTCTCAGTATATCATAAGAATTGGAATAATAATTTTAGTGGTTTTTTCTGTTGCATTGTCGGGTTGTACGGGTTCAGATGATGTCCGGGAAGAAGCTACTGATGTTCCAGGTGGTAAAGCTGCAGATGTCACAGATGATACAGCGGTCAGTCTGGATGATGATACTATGATTTCCGATACACTAACAGTTACCAGTTCAGCCTTTGAAAATGCTGAAGGTATACCAGTAAAGTATACATGTGACGGTGAGGTTATCAATCCAGATCTGGAAATATCCGGCATTCCAACAGAAGCTGTTTCTCTCTTATTGATAATGAATGACCCCGATGCGACCATAGGTACATTCACCCACTGGGTAGTCTGGAATATTCCTGTAGACTCTCGGATAGATGAAGACAGTATTCCGGGGATCGAAGGTAAAAATAGTGCAGGCAAGCTATCATACATAGGACCGTGCCCACCTGCCGGAACCCATAGATACTTTTTCAAGGTGTATGCACTTGACACGGAACTGGATCTGGAAAGTGGTTCAGAAAGAGCCCTGGTTGAAGATGCCATAAGTGGACATGTACTGGCATATGGCGAACTGATGGGAACTTACAGTCGTTAA
- a CDS encoding PspC domain-containing protein has protein sequence MYKELRRSKEDRILAGVCSGIGLYTGIDPVLVRLIWAVGTFFSLGTGLLIYLIAWIIIPEE, from the coding sequence ATGTATAAAGAATTACGACGCTCAAAAGAAGACAGAATACTTGCAGGTGTTTGCAGTGGTATTGGTCTTTATACTGGAATAGACCCGGTACTTGTCAGGCTCATCTGGGCTGTGGGCACTTTTTTTAGTCTAGGGACGGGACTTCTTATCTATCTCATTGCATGGATAATCATTCCTGAAGAATGA
- a CDS encoding winged helix-turn-helix transcriptional regulator, whose protein sequence is MKDCTIYKTVDIVGKKWSLCILHELYKGENKCKRFNELKNKLQDVTPKTLSTRLKELEEHGLVDKIIDDSVFPIKSEYSLTESGEEFLHVLQNIKQWGLKWQFENPECGGTNCKTCDL, encoded by the coding sequence ATGAAAGATTGCACCATCTACAAAACGGTCGATATTGTCGGCAAAAAATGGTCTTTATGCATCTTGCATGAGCTTTACAAAGGTGAGAACAAGTGCAAAAGGTTCAATGAGCTTAAAAATAAGTTACAGGACGTGACTCCAAAGACACTTTCCACAAGGCTGAAGGAATTGGAAGAACATGGCCTTGTTGACAAGATAATTGATGATTCGGTGTTCCCTATAAAATCGGAATACAGTCTTACAGAAAGCGGGGAAGAGTTCCTTCATGTGTTACAGAACATTAAGCAGTGGGGCCTTAAATGGCAGTTTGAGAACCCTGAATGTGGTGGAACCAACTGTAAGACATGTGATCTTTGA
- a CDS encoding NAD(P)/FAD-dependent oxidoreductase, giving the protein MAKDLLEKGAILQRDQETYAIAPHLPGGVVSAEQLRKIADVAEKYGAATLKVTSSQRVAIVGLKEDDIDGAWKDLDIKPGAAIGLCVRSVKICPGTTFCKRGQQDSVGLGLKLDEKYHGMELPCKFKMAVSGCANSCSEPAIKDIGIMGTPKGYTVMVGGNAAIKPRIADVIADELSEDEVLALVEKIIVFTKAHGSKHRLGRVIDDIGLDKFKEEVGL; this is encoded by the coding sequence ATGGCAAAAGACTTACTTGAGAAGGGAGCAATCCTGCAGAGAGATCAGGAAACATATGCAATTGCACCACACCTGCCAGGTGGAGTAGTATCTGCAGAGCAGCTTCGCAAGATCGCTGATGTTGCAGAGAAATATGGGGCTGCAACATTAAAAGTAACTTCATCCCAGAGAGTTGCTATTGTAGGACTGAAAGAAGATGATATCGATGGCGCATGGAAAGACCTTGATATTAAGCCAGGAGCTGCCATTGGACTTTGTGTAAGAAGCGTTAAGATCTGTCCGGGTACTACATTCTGTAAGCGTGGACAGCAGGATTCGGTTGGTCTTGGACTTAAACTCGATGAGAAATACCATGGAATGGAACTTCCATGCAAATTCAAGATGGCTGTTTCCGGATGTGCAAACTCATGCTCTGAACCTGCGATCAAAGACATAGGTATCATGGGAACACCAAAAGGATACACTGTCATGGTTGGTGGCAATGCAGCTATCAAACCAAGGATTGCAGATGTTATTGCAGACGAACTCAGTGAAGATGAAGTTCTTGCACTTGTAGAGAAGATCATTGTATTCACCAAGGCACACGGTTCAAAGCACCGCCTTGGAAGAGTAATCGATGATATCGGACTTGACAAGTTCAAGGAAGAAGTTGGATTATAA
- a CDS encoding CGGC domain-containing protein, with the protein MAFNKRSMHFKEYDGNAEMVAFFTCGGCSGRRIYRLLKSLKKRGVDIIHLSSCMQMENYPKCPHIDEIKKTVQDAGIKLVEGTHH; encoded by the coding sequence ATGGCATTCAATAAAAGGAGCATGCACTTTAAGGAGTACGACGGGAACGCAGAAATGGTTGCATTCTTCACCTGCGGAGGATGTTCCGGCAGAAGGATTTACCGCCTGCTCAAATCATTAAAAAAACGTGGTGTTGACATAATACATCTAAGTTCATGTATGCAGATGGAAAATTATCCGAAATGCCCACACATCGATGAAATTAAAAAGACAGTACAGGATGCCGGAATTAAGCTTGTTGAAGGAACACATCATTAG
- a CDS encoding ATP-binding protein: MGKRLIVKIDEDKCTGCGKCVSPCAEGAIQIINGKAKVVAEELCDGMGFCIGVCPEGAITIEEREAIPFDLRKAESQPKTTDVSIKCFSCGCGEQDNYLMPVRHNMESLWVCTRCLPKLIHG, from the coding sequence ATGGGAAAGAGACTGATAGTTAAGATAGATGAAGATAAATGTACAGGCTGTGGGAAGTGTGTTTCACCCTGTGCCGAAGGCGCTATACAAATTATAAACGGTAAGGCAAAGGTCGTTGCAGAGGAACTCTGTGACGGAATGGGATTCTGCATAGGAGTCTGTCCTGAAGGTGCCATCACCATTGAGGAAAGAGAAGCTATACCCTTTGACCTGAGAAAAGCCGAATCCCAGCCAAAGACCACTGATGTCTCGATCAAGTGTTTCAGCTGTGGTTGCGGTGAACAGGATAACTATCTCATGCCAGTAAGGCATAACATGGAAAGTCTCTGGGTCTGCACAAGATGCCTGCCAAAACTTATCCACGGATGA